One region of Leptidea sinapis chromosome 10, ilLepSina1.1, whole genome shotgun sequence genomic DNA includes:
- the LOC126966598 gene encoding UPF0489 protein C5orf22 homolog isoform X2: MHPSNGNENLKRFKKIPLHVVEEHNDALQFIYSAIGGKKLPVEGTTLLHLDSHPDMLIDRKLKGDEARSGRKVLELLEIENWIVPAAAAGHLSRVVWIRPPWAKQLADGTRVVNVGDHPATGFLRVDSIEPYYLSDALYSSQLVNKRKFIFTVAELNNTNEFDFNKLYNDIGISHPYILDIDLDFFSTANPFLSLYENIGLYDRIGEIFHFSIPDTDDVVTLDNFVQQRERQLDELEELFSHLDEHGSLNNYAGIRSKYYNKT; the protein is encoded by the coding sequence ATGCATCCATCAAACGGTAATGAAAATTTGAAACGTTTTAAGAAGATTCCATTACATGTTGTCGAAGAGCACAACGATGCGTTGCAATTTATTTACTCAGCCATAGGAGGAAAGAAATTACCCGTAGAAGGGACGACTTTATTGCATTTAGACTCGCATCCAGACATGCTTATTGATCGTAAATTAAAAGGAGACGAAGCAAGATCTGGGCGAAAAGTTTTAGAATTATTGGAGATTGAAAATTGGATCGTGCCCGCCGCGGCCGCCGGGCATTTGAGCCGCGTGGTGTGGATCCGACCCCCTTGGGCGAAACAGCTCGCAGACGGCACCCGCGTGGTCAATGTAGGAGACCACCCCGCTACGGGCTTTCTCCGTGTCGATAGCATCGAACCTTACTATCTCTCAGACGCTTTGTACTCATCACAACTTGTAAACAAGcggaaatttatttttaccgTCGCAGAACTCAATAACACCAATGAGTTTGATTTCAATAAGTTATATAATGACATAGGGATCTCACATCCCTATATACTCGACATCGATTTAGATTTCTTCAGTACAGCGAATCCATTTTTGAGCCTTTATGAGAACATTGGCTTGTATGATCGCATTGGGGAGATATTCCACTTTAGTATACCTGATACAGACGACGTGGTTACTCTGGATAATTTTGTTCAACAGCGGGAGAGGCAACTGGATGAGTTGGAGGAGTTGTTCTCGCATTTAGATGAACATGGGAGCTTAAATAATTACGCAGGAATTCGATCgaaatattacaataag